A window of the Coprobacter fastidiosus genome harbors these coding sequences:
- a CDS encoding RagB/SusD family nutrient uptake outer membrane protein has translation MKTIKYIKLLLCVTVLPLLLASCANFLDVNPKAEVLDKDLFETDEGVEDALYGVYTTYRSNEIYGKYISILYPEAMSLNFSAKGGGGLDYLAHADFENASARSLCNATWKKSYQAIGYVNNIIQNLEAISPTKFRYYNLYKGEALGLRAMLHFDLLRLFAVDYNANDREAWNKAIPYVTRYSYDITPFYTVGEVYNKVIKDLKDAEVCLEEDRQLVQAERTNIGSSFTDCRVIHMNLYAVQALLARVYWMKQDMDSAAIYAKKVIDSQKFPLMTSSDFVQFERGVLNMKETIFGLYAPTYASNCYSIFGKTGSTDMLTLNPDYENWYSDTQGPTPEGSDLRLSAWFGSTLEVSPACVKMINSMFDSGSTDSQYSGDSYLGVSLIRVPEMYYIMAEALLEKDPQQATAYFDKVIESRGMVKFADRVEGGITADDIYIERRKEFYGEGQQWFNMKRLKKDIQISESNVLDGRLDKNYKMLIPNDEDLRDNYE, from the coding sequence ATGAAAACAATAAAATATATCAAACTCCTGCTTTGTGTGACGGTATTACCGTTGTTGTTGGCGAGTTGTGCAAATTTCTTGGATGTTAATCCGAAGGCGGAAGTGCTTGATAAAGATCTTTTTGAAACGGATGAAGGTGTTGAGGATGCTCTTTATGGGGTATATACGACTTATCGGTCTAATGAGATTTATGGAAAATATATATCTATACTTTATCCGGAAGCTATGTCTTTAAATTTTTCCGCAAAAGGTGGTGGAGGCTTAGACTACCTTGCTCATGCCGATTTTGAGAATGCTTCTGCACGTTCTTTATGTAATGCTACATGGAAAAAATCTTATCAGGCTATCGGTTATGTAAATAATATAATACAGAATTTGGAAGCAATCAGTCCGACAAAGTTCAGATATTATAATTTGTATAAGGGAGAAGCTTTGGGACTGCGGGCAATGTTGCATTTTGACTTGCTAAGGCTATTTGCCGTGGATTATAATGCTAATGACAGGGAAGCTTGGAATAAAGCTATACCTTATGTCACGCGTTACTCCTATGATATCACTCCATTTTATACGGTAGGTGAGGTATATAATAAAGTGATAAAGGACTTGAAAGATGCTGAAGTTTGTTTAGAAGAGGATCGGCAATTGGTTCAGGCAGAACGCACTAATATCGGCAGTTCTTTTACCGATTGTCGGGTTATTCACATGAATCTTTATGCTGTACAAGCTCTTTTGGCTAGAGTATATTGGATGAAACAGGATATGGATAGTGCAGCTATTTATGCCAAGAAAGTAATCGACAGTCAAAAGTTCCCGTTGATGACATCTTCTGATTTTGTTCAATTCGAGAGAGGGGTATTGAATATGAAAGAGACGATTTTTGGACTTTATGCACCTACTTATGCTTCAAATTGTTATTCGATATTCGGGAAAACAGGTAGTACGGATATGTTAACGTTAAATCCTGATTATGAAAATTGGTATAGTGATACACAAGGACCTACACCGGAAGGCTCTGATTTACGTCTATCTGCATGGTTCGGTTCTACACTTGAAGTAAGCCCGGCTTGTGTGAAAATGATCAATTCGATGTTTGATAGCGGTTCTACCGATTCACAATATTCAGGAGATTCATATCTTGGAGTAAGTTTGATTCGAGTTCCGGAGATGTATTATATCATGGCAGAGGCGTTGCTTGAAAAAGATCCTCAGCAAGCGACGGCTTATTTTGATAAAGTAATCGAATCGCGAGGCATGGTCAAATTTGCCGATCGCGTCGAGGGCGGAATTACAGCAGACGATATTTATATTGAACGGCGGAAAGAATTTTATGGAGAAGGACAGCAGTGGTTCAATATGAAGCGTTTGAAGAAAGATATTCAGATCAGCGAGTCGAATGTTCTGGACGGTCGTTTAGATAAAAACTATAAAATGTTGATCCCGAATGATGAGGATTTGCGTGATAATTATGAGTAA
- a CDS encoding DUF4843 domain-containing protein: MDRLKKYETGIVGSFLLSLLLLFSSCQNTGLMYDVSQPGTVYFVKTASADAPVCSFVFEAEDEITYEVPVKLMGMPCNYDREFVVTLKQDTMTTIKAGGVSYPVETAELGKDFDMGNLIIPADSIMGKIVFTLHRIPEMQNTYRSVLMEIGTNENFIPLYGDYYRFFISDGDVPLPTWWNNGGTGTGLIEGWQMYIGKFFPEKFRLMLEYYWDMEETQPEFYEEAVSKYGKYLDKEGITAGFYQKDNPAVWAKYVLIPLYEHYKANPIPNDCPFAESGNQGEFWRDPVALYR, translated from the coding sequence ATGGACAGATTAAAAAAATATGAAACAGGAATAGTCGGGAGTTTTTTGCTGTCGTTGCTTTTGCTGTTCAGCTCTTGTCAGAATACGGGTCTTATGTATGATGTTTCTCAGCCGGGTACTGTGTACTTTGTAAAAACAGCATCGGCCGATGCTCCGGTATGTTCGTTTGTTTTTGAAGCTGAGGATGAGATAACCTATGAAGTCCCGGTAAAACTGATGGGGATGCCTTGCAATTATGACCGGGAATTTGTAGTGACATTAAAACAAGATACAATGACTACGATAAAGGCGGGAGGTGTCAGCTATCCTGTCGAAACAGCCGAATTGGGAAAAGATTTCGATATGGGAAATTTGATTATACCAGCAGATTCTATCATGGGAAAAATCGTATTTACATTGCATCGCATTCCGGAGATGCAAAATACCTATCGAAGTGTGTTGATGGAAATCGGTACGAATGAAAATTTTATACCGTTATACGGAGATTATTATCGGTTCTTTATATCCGATGGAGATGTGCCTCTTCCGACATGGTGGAACAACGGAGGTACAGGTACGGGACTCATTGAAGGGTGGCAAATGTATATCGGTAAGTTTTTCCCGGAAAAATTCAGGCTGATGCTTGAATATTATTGGGATATGGAAGAAACACAACCTGAATTTTATGAAGAAGCTGTAAGTAAGTATGGCAAATATCTGGATAAAGAGGGTATTACGGCCGGATTTTATCAAAAAGACAATCCTGCTGTCTGGGCTAAGTATGTTCTGATCCCGTTGTATGAGCATTATAAGGCGAACCCTATTCCGAATGATTGTCCTTTTGCCGAGTCCGGCAATCAAGGTGAGTTTTGGCGTGATCCGGTTGCGTTGTACAGATGA
- a CDS encoding T9SS type A sorting domain-containing protein produces MKKNLLIALFALCAYSLYADGQVVTLDSIMTRDAYNDLWKSEKYTYDEKQQIVKYIKWDNTGSSLKQDSTFYRYDAQGNMVFREKWTYPRTSKYPGWRGSSREENEYSADGKLYKEKSWSYFQPNADTEGEWYANSGYTYTYYDNGSIHTKLMASGGYRDGTVQPYTDKLMYVYAYDDQGRVILEESFDKSASEEWTEKSSRKTFEYSNERLKDASLELYENCENGEWIPSSKTIRAFDDSDNLTLIEYWDYDETLKKWEGSSKIEYTLNTKGDILGYLGYEWENDNWKVSKKSENQYDNIGNMTLVHIWTVEDDGSLKDFSETGYGYDDQGRKNMTAYYTYSSGVKMGTLKSEYVFNDKDQEIEKTTYQWSTFDNNWEGKKKETTTYNENDDIASIKEDVFDGFEYMDQYVHTYYYTVHNTGGISEAKSDTMNFKVMVQTGTIQVEVSDDSPVSFYDLNGKLIKSNSTICSSLSAGVYVVKVGVNAVKVMVP; encoded by the coding sequence ATGAAAAAGAATTTACTAATTGCTTTGTTTGCCCTCTGTGCGTATAGTTTGTATGCCGACGGGCAGGTGGTGACTCTGGACAGCATCATGACCAGAGACGCGTATAACGATTTGTGGAAATCGGAAAAATATACTTATGACGAGAAACAGCAGATTGTGAAATATATCAAATGGGATAATACGGGAAGCAGTCTGAAACAGGATAGTACCTTTTATCGCTATGATGCGCAGGGGAATATGGTCTTTCGTGAGAAATGGACATACCCGCGCACTTCAAAGTATCCCGGATGGAGAGGTTCTTCTCGGGAAGAAAATGAATATTCTGCAGATGGGAAACTTTATAAGGAAAAAAGTTGGAGCTACTTTCAACCGAATGCCGATACCGAAGGGGAATGGTATGCGAATAGTGGATATACCTATACTTATTATGATAATGGGAGTATTCATACTAAGTTGATGGCAAGTGGCGGTTATAGAGATGGAACTGTGCAACCTTATACGGATAAATTGATGTATGTTTATGCCTATGACGATCAAGGACGTGTAATATTGGAAGAATCCTTCGATAAAAGTGCTTCAGAAGAATGGACGGAAAAAAGTAGCCGAAAAACTTTTGAATATAGTAATGAAAGACTGAAAGATGCTTCTCTTGAGTTATATGAAAATTGTGAAAATGGGGAATGGATACCGTCTAGTAAAACAATCAGAGCGTTTGACGATTCCGATAATTTGACACTTATAGAGTATTGGGATTATGATGAAACTTTAAAAAAATGGGAAGGCTCTTCGAAAATCGAATATACTTTGAATACAAAAGGAGATATACTTGGTTATTTAGGGTATGAGTGGGAAAATGATAATTGGAAAGTCTCTAAAAAGTCAGAGAATCAATATGATAATATTGGGAATATGACTCTTGTTCACATTTGGACAGTTGAGGATGATGGTAGTTTGAAAGATTTTTCCGAAACGGGGTATGGATATGATGATCAGGGACGGAAAAATATGACTGCTTATTATACTTATTCGAGTGGTGTGAAAATGGGAACTTTAAAATCTGAATATGTTTTTAATGATAAAGATCAGGAAATTGAAAAAACTACTTATCAGTGGAGTACGTTTGACAATAATTGGGAAGGGAAAAAGAAAGAAACCACTACCTATAATGAAAATGACGATATCGCATCTATAAAAGAAGATGTTTTTGACGGGTTCGAATATATGGACCAATATGTACATACATATTATTATACGGTTCATAATACCGGAGGTATTTCTGAAGCGAAGTCCGACACTATGAATTTTAAAGTTATGGTACAAACCGGCACTATACAAGTTGAAGTATCGGATGACAGCCCGGTTTCCTTTTATGACCTGAACGGTAAATTGATAAAGAGCAATAGTACGATATGTAGTTCTTTGTCGGCGGGTGTATATGTTGTAAAAGTCGGTGTTAATGCTGTTAAAGTAATGGTCCCTTAA
- a CDS encoding GNAT family N-acetyltransferase produces the protein MEIEKLQYLSDEILDELLIVWEKSVRSSHHFLKEEDIEYFRPLIRNQYFPAVELFVIRNEIRQIVAFMGLSDDMLEMLFVLPEEQGNGYGKGLVDYAINKCNIYKVDVNEDNEQAYQFYLHMGYEAIGRDEYDSSGKPFPILHLQQPSNR, from the coding sequence ATGGAAATAGAAAAATTACAATATTTATCAGATGAAATTTTAGATGAGTTGTTGATAGTATGGGAAAAGTCTGTACGTAGTTCTCATCATTTCTTAAAAGAAGAAGATATAGAATATTTCCGACCGTTAATTCGAAATCAATATTTTCCGGCAGTTGAACTTTTTGTAATACGAAATGAAATCAGACAAATTGTCGCTTTTATGGGGTTAAGTGATGATATGTTAGAAATGTTGTTTGTACTGCCTGAAGAGCAAGGAAATGGTTATGGCAAAGGATTAGTGGATTATGCGATCAACAAATGTAATATCTATAAAGTAGATGTGAATGAAGATAACGAACAGGCTTATCAATTTTATTTGCATATGGGGTATGAAGCCATAGGACGAGATGAATATGATTCTTCAGGTAAACCTTTTCCTATTCTACACTTACAACAGCCGTCAAATCGTTGA
- a CDS encoding GtrA family protein, with product MKQKLRYRELFRFIVTGTIITVIHYSIYLALSNFLSLNIAYTTGFIISFVCNFLLSNYYTFKTKPSVKNAIRFCGSHVINYLLQISCFNLFIFLGVPKAYAPMPVWIVILPINFLLVRMALKPSFKWIKKIHPHKNR from the coding sequence ATGAAACAAAAGCTTCGTTACCGTGAACTTTTCCGCTTCATTGTCACCGGTACGATCATTACGGTCATACATTATAGCATTTATTTAGCACTAAGCAATTTTCTCTCTTTAAACATTGCTTATACTACCGGATTCATTATCAGTTTTGTCTGTAACTTCTTATTATCGAACTACTACACATTCAAAACCAAACCTTCGGTTAAAAACGCAATCCGATTTTGCGGAAGTCATGTCATTAACTATCTGTTGCAAATATCTTGTTTCAATTTATTCATATTTCTCGGTGTACCCAAAGCGTATGCCCCTATGCCTGTTTGGATTGTCATTCTTCCGATCAATTTTTTACTGGTACGTATGGCTCTGAAGCCATCTTTCAAATGGATAAAAAAGATTCACCCTCATAAAAACAGATAA
- the dnaK gene encoding molecular chaperone DnaK: MGKIIGIDLGTTNSCVSVMEGSEPVVIANSEGRRTTPSIVAFVDGGERKVGDPAKRQAITNPTRTIFSIKRFMGETYDQVASEIARVPYKVVKSENNTPRIDIDGRLYSPQEISAMILQKMKKTAEDYLGQEVNEAVITVPAYFNDAQRQATKEAGEIAGLNVRRIVNEPTAAALAYGLDKANKDMKIAVFDLGGGTFDISILELGDGVFEVKSTNGDTHLGGDDFDHVIIDWLADEFQKEEGVDLRKDPMALQRLKEAAEKAKIELSSTTSTEINLPYIMPVNGVPKHLVKTLTRAKFEQLADKLIQATIEPCRQALKDAGLSASDINEVILVGGSTRIPAVQAIVEKFFGKAPSKGVNPDEVVAVGAAIQGAVLTGDVKDVLLLDVTPLSLGIETLGGVMTKLIDANTTIPTRKSEVFSTAVDNQPSVEIHVLQGERPMAKDNKTIGRFHLDGIPAAMRGVPQIEVTFDIDANGILNVSAKDKGTGKEQSIRIEASSGLTEEEIKRMKEEAAANADADAKEKERIDKLNHADSLIFQTEKQLSEMGDKIPADKKSAIESALSKLKEAHKAQDMVGIDSATTELNTALQSAAQDLYNAQQGGAQQQAGAQQQQQSAPNNDNNGDHVTDVDFEEVK, encoded by the coding sequence ATGGGAAAAATTATTGGAATAGACTTAGGAACAACCAACTCTTGTGTTTCCGTTATGGAAGGTTCAGAACCGGTTGTTATTGCGAACAGCGAAGGTCGTAGAACGACTCCTTCTATTGTTGCATTCGTAGACGGAGGTGAACGTAAAGTCGGAGACCCGGCAAAACGTCAGGCGATCACCAACCCTACACGTACGATTTTCTCCATTAAACGTTTCATGGGAGAAACTTATGATCAAGTAGCTTCCGAAATAGCTCGTGTTCCTTATAAGGTTGTCAAAAGCGAAAACAATACTCCGAGAATCGATATTGACGGACGTCTTTATTCTCCTCAGGAAATTTCGGCTATGATTCTTCAGAAAATGAAAAAAACAGCCGAAGACTATTTAGGCCAGGAAGTAAACGAAGCCGTTATTACCGTTCCGGCATATTTTAACGATGCTCAACGTCAAGCGACTAAAGAAGCCGGAGAAATCGCCGGATTGAACGTAAGACGTATTGTAAACGAGCCGACTGCCGCAGCTTTGGCATACGGGCTCGATAAAGCTAATAAAGACATGAAGATCGCCGTATTCGACTTAGGTGGAGGTACATTCGATATTTCTATCCTCGAATTAGGAGACGGTGTATTTGAAGTAAAATCCACAAACGGTGACACTCACCTTGGGGGTGATGACTTCGACCATGTTATCATCGACTGGCTTGCTGATGAGTTCCAGAAAGAAGAAGGCGTAGATTTACGCAAAGATCCGATGGCTTTACAACGTCTGAAAGAGGCTGCTGAAAAAGCGAAAATCGAACTATCGAGTACGACTTCTACTGAGATAAACTTGCCGTATATTATGCCTGTGAACGGAGTGCCCAAACACTTGGTGAAAACTCTAACCCGTGCTAAATTCGAACAACTGGCAGACAAATTGATTCAGGCGACTATCGAACCTTGTCGTCAGGCTTTGAAAGATGCAGGATTAAGTGCTTCTGATATAAATGAAGTAATCCTTGTCGGTGGTTCTACTCGTATTCCGGCAGTACAGGCTATCGTCGAAAAATTCTTCGGCAAAGCTCCTTCAAAAGGTGTAAATCCCGATGAAGTCGTTGCTGTCGGTGCTGCTATTCAAGGTGCTGTATTGACAGGAGATGTCAAAGATGTATTGTTGTTGGATGTTACCCCGCTTTCTTTAGGTATCGAGACTCTCGGTGGCGTCATGACGAAATTAATCGATGCGAATACGACTATTCCGACACGTAAATCGGAAGTATTCTCTACCGCCGTAGATAATCAGCCTTCTGTAGAAATACATGTACTGCAAGGTGAACGTCCTATGGCAAAAGATAACAAAACAATCGGACGTTTCCATCTCGATGGAATCCCCGCTGCTATGCGTGGTGTTCCTCAAATCGAAGTAACATTCGATATCGATGCCAACGGTATATTGAACGTATCTGCAAAAGATAAAGGAACCGGTAAAGAACAAAGCATCCGTATCGAAGCTTCAAGCGGTTTGACAGAAGAAGAAATCAAACGGATGAAAGAAGAGGCTGCAGCAAATGCCGATGCTGATGCTAAAGAAAAAGAACGTATCGACAAATTGAACCATGCAGATTCTCTGATCTTCCAAACTGAAAAACAGTTGAGTGAAATGGGTGATAAAATACCGGCTGACAAAAAGTCTGCTATCGAAAGTGCTCTTTCTAAATTGAAAGAAGCTCACAAAGCACAAGACATGGTCGGCATAGATTCGGCAACAACCGAATTAAACACTGCCCTTCAATCGGCAGCCCAAGATTTGTATAATGCTCAACAAGGAGGAGCACAGCAACAGGCTGGCGCTCAACAGCAGCAACAATCAGCTCCGAACAATGACAACAACGGTGATCACGTAACCGATGTTGACTTTGAGGAAGTCAAATAA
- the mce gene encoding methylmalonyl-CoA epimerase: protein MNLTHIEHLGIAVKSIEEALPYYEGVLGLKCYSVEEVADQKVKTAFFKVGQTKIELLEPTSEDSTIAKFIEKRGEGIHHIAFAVDGVADALAEVESKGVRLIDKAPRKGAEGLNIAFLHPKSTCSVLTELCEDPNKK from the coding sequence ATGAATTTGACACATATCGAACATTTGGGGATTGCTGTGAAAAGTATTGAAGAAGCTCTTCCCTATTATGAAGGAGTTTTAGGTTTAAAATGTTATTCGGTAGAAGAGGTTGCCGATCAGAAAGTAAAAACTGCTTTTTTTAAAGTCGGCCAGACTAAAATAGAATTGTTAGAGCCTACTAGTGAAGATAGTACGATTGCGAAGTTTATCGAGAAACGGGGAGAGGGCATTCATCATATCGCATTTGCCGTAGATGGCGTGGCCGATGCTTTAGCCGAAGTGGAAAGCAAGGGAGTGAGACTTATCGATAAAGCTCCTCGTAAAGGAGCGGAAGGGTTGAATATAGCGTTTTTGCATCCGAAATCGACTTGCAGCGTATTGACCGAATTGTGTGAAGATCCAAATAAAAAATAA
- a CDS encoding acyl-CoA carboxylase subunit beta yields the protein MSNQLEKVKELIALREQARLGGGERRIESQHKKGKYTARERISMLLDEGSFEEIDMFVRHRSVNFGIDKESYLGDGVVTGTGTIAGRLVYVFAQDFTVFGGSLSETFAMKICKIMDQAMKMGAPVIGINDSGGARIQEGVNALAGYAEIFQRNILASGVIPQISGIFGPCAGGSVYSPALTDFNIMTRGTSYMFLTGPKVVKTVTGEDVTQEQLGGASVHATKSGVAHFAVDTEEDGLKLIRHLMSFLPQNNMEEPPLVDCEDPIDRLEDSLNDIIPDEPNRAYDMYEVIGAIIDNGEFLEVHKDYAQNIIVGFARFNGQSVGIIANQPNKMAGVLDINASRKAARFVRFCDAFNIPLVTLVDVPGFLPGTGQEYGGVILHGAKLLYAYGEATVPKVTVTLRKSYGGAYCVMSSKHLRGDVNYAWPTAEIAVMGPSGAVEVIFAKEVAASENPAATAAEKEAEYKKVFANPYNAARYGYIDDVIEPRNTRFRIIRALQQLQTKKLTNPAKKHDNLPL from the coding sequence ATGAGTAATCAACTTGAAAAAGTGAAAGAGCTGATCGCTTTGCGGGAACAGGCTCGTTTAGGAGGGGGAGAGAGACGTATCGAATCTCAACATAAGAAAGGTAAATATACGGCTCGCGAACGTATTTCTATGCTACTGGACGAGGGCTCTTTTGAAGAAATAGATATGTTTGTGCGGCATAGAAGCGTAAATTTCGGAATTGACAAAGAAAGCTATTTGGGCGATGGCGTAGTGACCGGAACGGGAACGATTGCCGGACGTCTGGTGTATGTTTTTGCTCAGGACTTTACCGTGTTCGGAGGTTCTCTTTCCGAAACTTTTGCTATGAAGATATGTAAGATTATGGATCAGGCCATGAAGATGGGTGCACCGGTAATCGGGATCAATGATTCCGGTGGTGCTCGTATTCAAGAAGGGGTTAATGCTTTGGCTGGATATGCCGAAATATTTCAGCGGAATATTTTGGCATCTGGGGTCATCCCTCAAATCTCAGGTATATTCGGACCATGTGCCGGAGGATCGGTATATTCTCCCGCTCTTACCGATTTTAATATTATGACCCGTGGTACTAGTTACATGTTTCTTACCGGACCGAAAGTCGTAAAGACTGTTACGGGTGAAGATGTGACTCAAGAGCAGTTAGGCGGGGCAAGTGTGCATGCTACAAAATCGGGAGTGGCACATTTTGCGGTAGATACGGAAGAAGACGGATTGAAGTTGATCCGGCATCTGATGAGTTTCTTGCCTCAGAATAATATGGAAGAACCGCCGTTGGTAGATTGTGAAGATCCGATAGATCGCCTTGAAGATTCGTTAAATGATATTATACCGGATGAGCCGAATCGTGCTTATGACATGTATGAAGTAATCGGAGCGATTATCGATAATGGCGAGTTCCTTGAAGTGCATAAAGATTATGCACAAAACATTATTGTAGGTTTTGCTCGTTTTAACGGCCAGTCGGTAGGTATTATTGCTAATCAGCCCAATAAGATGGCCGGAGTACTTGATATAAATGCTTCTCGGAAGGCCGCCCGTTTTGTGCGTTTCTGCGATGCTTTCAATATACCTTTAGTAACTTTGGTAGATGTTCCGGGATTCTTGCCGGGAACGGGACAGGAGTATGGCGGAGTAATTTTACATGGTGCTAAGTTATTATATGCGTATGGTGAGGCTACCGTACCTAAAGTGACCGTTACATTACGTAAATCTTATGGAGGAGCTTATTGTGTGATGAGTTCTAAACATTTGCGGGGGGATGTCAATTATGCATGGCCGACTGCTGAAATTGCCGTTATGGGTCCGTCCGGAGCAGTAGAAGTGATATTTGCTAAGGAAGTAGCAGCTTCGGAGAATCCTGCTGCTACGGCTGCTGAAAAAGAGGCTGAATATAAAAAAGTTTTTGCTAATCCTTATAATGCAGCCCGTTACGGTTATATCGACGATGTGATCGAGCCGCGCAATACCCGTTTCCGTATTATTCGTGCCTTGCAGCAATTACAGACGAAAAAGTTGACTAATCCGGCAAAGAAACACGATAATCTGCCATTGTAG
- a CDS encoding OadG family transporter subunit — MVKRSIGVLLLVLASVCTVTAQSTSALRINEVLTNNVSNYVDPFGNRGAWIEIYNSSAGTVQMAGCYITNDKSNPKKYMISKGDLKTKIGPRQRVLLWADNLTHHGAFHTNFVLEPNKENYIGLFDASGKNLIDEVIVPPLGPDESYGAPVDGSRELKILPHPTPDAANYVENSNPKVDKFAEKDPDGVAMSLTAMSVVFLALILLYLVFKQIGRTAVWMSAKRAMKAKGGDLKSAKEEADIPGEVLAVISLALYEYMEAEHDYEETILTMKHVTRRYSPWNSKIYGLRELPTKK, encoded by the coding sequence ATGGTAAAACGTAGTATAGGAGTATTGCTGCTGGTTTTGGCTTCTGTGTGTACTGTAACAGCGCAATCGACTTCAGCTTTGCGGATCAACGAGGTGTTGACGAATAATGTAAGCAATTATGTCGATCCTTTTGGTAATCGGGGAGCTTGGATTGAGATTTATAATTCTTCTGCCGGGACAGTGCAGATGGCGGGTTGTTATATTACTAATGATAAGAGTAACCCGAAAAAATACATGATCTCTAAAGGAGATCTTAAGACAAAGATAGGACCTCGTCAGCGTGTTCTTTTGTGGGCGGATAATCTGACCCATCATGGAGCATTTCATACGAATTTCGTATTAGAGCCGAATAAAGAAAATTATATCGGTCTGTTCGATGCAAGTGGTAAGAATCTGATCGATGAGGTCATTGTTCCTCCTCTAGGACCTGATGAGAGCTATGGTGCTCCGGTAGATGGGAGCAGGGAATTGAAAATACTTCCGCATCCTACACCTGATGCGGCAAACTATGTAGAAAATAGCAATCCGAAAGTAGATAAATTTGCAGAAAAAGATCCGGATGGCGTTGCTATGTCATTGACGGCGATGTCTGTTGTATTTCTCGCTTTGATACTTTTATATTTGGTATTTAAGCAGATTGGTCGTACGGCCGTTTGGATGAGCGCCAAACGGGCAATGAAAGCTAAAGGAGGAGATTTGAAGAGTGCTAAAGAAGAAGCAGATATCCCGGGAGAAGTTTTGGCTGTGATATCGTTGGCTTTATATGAGTATATGGAGGCAGAACATGATTATGAAGAAACTATTCTGACGATGAAGCATGTTACGCGCCGTTATTCTCCGTGGAACTCTAAGATCTACGGCTTGCGTGAATTACCTACAAAAAAATAA
- a CDS encoding biotin/lipoyl-containing protein, producing MKDFKYKINGNLYKVSINSVDESVAEVEVNGTPYKVQLDKPAKKQIKPLTRPQAAPVTPTGEPVVSRPVASTTAGAVRTPLPGVILEISVKVGDTVKRGQKVAILEAMKMENVINADRDGKVTEIKVNKGDSVLEGADILIIG from the coding sequence ATGAAAGATTTTAAATATAAAATAAACGGTAATCTTTATAAGGTAAGTATTAATAGTGTAGATGAGTCTGTTGCCGAAGTGGAGGTAAATGGAACTCCTTATAAAGTGCAATTGGATAAACCTGCAAAAAAACAAATAAAACCGTTGACTCGTCCGCAAGCTGCTCCTGTGACTCCTACCGGAGAGCCGGTGGTGAGCCGCCCGGTAGCTTCTACAACGGCAGGTGCTGTCCGCACTCCGCTGCCCGGTGTTATTCTCGAAATATCGGTTAAGGTTGGAGACACGGTAAAACGCGGTCAGAAAGTGGCGATTCTTGAAGCTATGAAAATGGAGAATGTCATTAATGCCGATCGGGATGGAAAAGTAACTGAAATAAAAGTAAACAAAGGAGATTCTGTACTCGAAGGTGCGGATATTCTGATTATAGGATAA